In one window of Nocardioides panacisoli DNA:
- a CDS encoding UDP-N-acetylmuramoyl-tripeptide--D-alanyl-D-alanine ligase encodes MIPLRLDEIAAIVGGEVHGDPATLVTGAAYVDTREAVAGGLFVAIAGEHVDGHEFTDGAHAVLGSRPTSAPTVVVDDQVAALGRLAREVVGRIDARVLALTGSQGKTGTKDYLAAVLRALVGADRVVATAANHNNEIGVPLTVLAADAGTTHLVVEMGARGRGHIAYLCEIAPPDVAAVLNIGSAHVGEFGSREAIAEAKGEIVAALGAGGTAVLNADDPLTLAQRDRSTAGALTFGSRGDVAWRELRLDDLGRPAFEIGYDGHWFPVQLRQTGAHQVANAAAAAAFAVAAGESLEAVAHALSEVESASRWRMEVTERPDGLVVINDAYNANPESMRAALEALVAVGARRGRRTVAVLGEMRELGAEHESGHRAVGAAAVELGVDVVLAVGAGGAGIVAGFREARGDTTAVEVAGTDDALEWLRHNAGAGDVVLVKASRGVALERVADGLVDDTGEGTAQC; translated from the coding sequence ATGATCCCGCTGCGCCTGGACGAGATCGCCGCGATCGTGGGGGGCGAGGTCCACGGCGACCCCGCGACGTTGGTCACCGGCGCGGCGTACGTCGACACCCGGGAGGCCGTGGCCGGCGGCCTCTTCGTCGCGATCGCGGGTGAGCACGTGGACGGCCACGAGTTCACCGACGGGGCGCACGCGGTGCTGGGTTCCCGTCCGACCTCGGCGCCCACAGTGGTCGTGGACGACCAGGTGGCCGCTCTGGGTCGGCTGGCCCGGGAGGTAGTGGGTCGGATCGACGCCCGCGTGCTCGCGTTGACCGGGTCGCAGGGCAAGACCGGCACGAAGGACTACCTCGCCGCGGTGCTGCGCGCCCTGGTCGGCGCGGACCGTGTCGTGGCCACCGCCGCCAACCACAACAACGAGATCGGCGTGCCCCTGACGGTCCTGGCCGCCGATGCCGGCACCACCCACCTCGTGGTCGAGATGGGGGCGCGGGGACGCGGCCACATCGCCTACCTGTGCGAGATCGCGCCGCCGGACGTCGCGGCGGTGCTCAACATCGGCAGCGCCCACGTGGGCGAGTTCGGCAGCCGCGAGGCGATCGCGGAGGCCAAGGGCGAGATCGTCGCGGCGCTGGGCGCCGGGGGCACCGCGGTCCTCAACGCCGACGACCCGCTCACGCTGGCCCAGCGGGACCGCAGCACGGCCGGCGCGCTCACCTTCGGCAGCCGGGGCGACGTCGCGTGGCGCGAGCTCCGGCTCGACGACCTCGGTCGCCCCGCCTTCGAGATCGGGTACGACGGCCACTGGTTCCCGGTGCAGCTGCGCCAGACCGGTGCCCACCAGGTCGCCAACGCCGCGGCGGCCGCCGCCTTCGCGGTGGCTGCCGGGGAGTCCCTCGAGGCGGTCGCGCACGCGCTGTCCGAGGTCGAGTCCGCGTCCCGGTGGCGCATGGAGGTGACCGAGCGACCCGACGGCCTGGTGGTCATCAACGACGCCTACAACGCCAACCCCGAGTCGATGCGCGCCGCGCTGGAGGCACTGGTCGCGGTCGGTGCGAGGCGGGGGCGACGCACCGTCGCGGTGCTGGGGGAGATGCGTGAGCTCGGCGCCGAGCACGAGAGCGGTCACCGGGCGGTCGGAGCAGCCGCGGTGGAGCTGGGGGTCGACGTGGTGCTCGCCGTCGGCGCCGGGGGCGCCGGCATCGTGGCGGGGTTCCGGGAGGCCCGTGGCGACACCACGGCCGTCGAGGTCGCGGGCACTGACGACGCGCTGGAGTGGTTGCGGCACAATGCCGGGGCCGGCGACGTGGTGTTGGTGAAGGCATCGCGCGGGGTCGCGCTCGAACGCGTCGCCGACGGGCTGGTCGACGACACGGGAGAAGGGACGGCGCAGTGCTAG
- the murD gene encoding UDP-N-acetylmuramoyl-L-alanine--D-glutamate ligase, giving the protein MSALDATTLGRHDRWDGVDATVAGFGASGYAATDNLGFLGATVTALAESATEAQQEQADLMRTLGARVEIGPGATEVLPDPCDVLVVSPGFRPDSPLVRQAEERGVPIWSEPELAWRLRDTERPAPWLAVTGTNGKTTTVQMLESILRAAGLRTVAAGNVGLPLTEAVMDPAAYDVLAVELSSFQLHFADTLAAESAAVLNLAEDHVDWHGSFDAYAADKGRIYEQVWNACVYNAMDHRTEELVREADVVEGARAVGFTLEVPQVGMLGVVEDILVDRAFVEERATSAAELCTIADLASPAPHFVQNALAAAALARAHGISQSAVREGLRAFRPDGHRIELVASGDGIDWIDDSKATNPHAAAASLAAYEQVVWVAGGLAKGARFEELVQRARQSLRAVVLIGRDRAVIAEALERHAPDVPVIEVDAGETGTVDGAGLMARVVGAAAEVARTGDTVLLAPGCASMDQFADYKARGDAFAAAVRAAIARQ; this is encoded by the coding sequence ATGAGTGCCCTCGACGCCACGACGCTGGGCCGCCACGACCGGTGGGACGGCGTCGACGCGACCGTGGCCGGCTTCGGGGCGAGCGGGTACGCCGCGACCGACAACCTCGGTTTCCTGGGAGCGACGGTGACGGCGCTCGCGGAGTCGGCCACCGAGGCGCAGCAGGAGCAGGCCGACCTCATGCGCACCCTCGGCGCGCGGGTCGAGATCGGTCCGGGAGCCACCGAGGTGCTGCCCGACCCGTGCGACGTCCTGGTCGTCTCACCCGGGTTCCGGCCGGACTCGCCGCTGGTCCGCCAGGCCGAGGAGCGCGGCGTACCGATCTGGAGCGAGCCCGAGCTCGCCTGGCGACTGCGTGACACCGAGCGCCCGGCCCCGTGGCTGGCGGTCACCGGCACCAACGGCAAGACCACCACCGTGCAGATGCTGGAGTCGATCCTGCGCGCCGCCGGCCTGCGGACGGTCGCCGCCGGCAACGTCGGCCTGCCGCTGACCGAGGCCGTGATGGACCCGGCGGCGTACGACGTCCTCGCGGTCGAGCTCTCCAGCTTCCAGCTGCACTTCGCCGACACCCTGGCCGCGGAGTCGGCAGCGGTGCTGAACCTCGCCGAGGACCACGTCGACTGGCACGGCTCCTTCGACGCCTATGCCGCCGACAAGGGCCGCATCTACGAGCAGGTCTGGAACGCGTGCGTCTACAACGCGATGGACCACCGCACCGAGGAACTCGTGCGCGAGGCCGACGTCGTGGAGGGCGCCCGGGCCGTCGGCTTCACCCTCGAGGTGCCACAGGTCGGCATGCTGGGCGTGGTGGAGGACATCCTGGTCGACCGCGCCTTCGTCGAGGAGCGCGCCACGAGCGCCGCCGAGCTGTGCACGATCGCCGACCTGGCCTCGCCCGCTCCCCACTTCGTGCAGAACGCGCTCGCGGCGGCGGCCCTCGCGCGTGCCCACGGCATCAGCCAGTCCGCGGTCCGGGAGGGGCTGCGTGCGTTCCGACCCGACGGTCACCGCATCGAGCTGGTGGCCAGCGGGGACGGCATCGACTGGATCGACGACTCCAAGGCGACCAACCCGCACGCGGCCGCCGCCTCCCTGGCGGCGTACGAGCAGGTGGTGTGGGTCGCCGGGGGGCTCGCCAAGGGTGCGCGGTTCGAGGAGTTGGTCCAGCGGGCCCGTCAGAGCCTGCGTGCGGTGGTCCTGATCGGCCGCGACCGGGCCGTGATCGCCGAGGCGCTGGAGCGACACGCACCCGATGTCCCGGTGATCGAGGTCGACGCCGGGGAGACTGGCACGGTCGACGGTGCCGGCCTGATGGCGCGTGTCGTCGGGGCAGCGGCCGAGGTCGCCCGGACGGGCGACACCGTGCTGTTGGCCCCGGGATGCGCATCCATGGACCAGTTCGCCGACTACAAGGCCCGGGGCGACGCGTTCGCAGCGGCGGTCCGGGCGGCCATCGCACGGCAGTGA
- a CDS encoding UDP-N-acetylmuramoyl-L-alanyl-D-glutamate--2,6-diaminopimelate ligase, with protein MAGEETAPRGGAASATRPRDTPPVRLTDLAARVGSTASGEADVTGITLDSRRVQPGDLYAALPGSTVHGAQFVPQARDAGAVAVVTDEVGAAHVPPELPVVVVASPRAVLGALAAGVYDEPARSMAMVGVTGTQGKTTITRLLESGMELAGVASAVVGTVGTRVCGEDLATALTTPEAPDLHGLFGLMREREVRCCAIEVSSHALVLGRVDGVRFDVAVFTNLGRDHLDFHADVEDYYRAKAELFTPERARLGLVDIDDAHGRRLVEEARIPIRTLSARGSDADWTATDLHLGPDGSRFTLHGPGVGPLPVTVALPGDFNVANALAAIAAATEAGFDAAEVAAGIAATGGVPGRLERVDTDTDYTVVVDYAHKPDAVAAVLHTLRPVTDGRLILVIGAGGDRDRGKRPLMGEIAAASADVLIVTDDNPRSEDPAAIRAEILAGAAGGRAEVREVGGRREAIGSALDLAGPGDVVLVAGKGHETGQEVAGVVHPFDDRAVVRELVAGR; from the coding sequence ATGGCCGGGGAGGAGACGGCACCCCGCGGGGGTGCCGCATCAGCCACGCGTCCCCGGGACACGCCACCGGTCCGGCTCACCGACCTGGCGGCCCGGGTCGGGTCCACCGCGTCCGGCGAGGCGGACGTCACCGGCATCACGCTGGACTCGCGCCGCGTCCAGCCCGGCGACCTCTACGCCGCCCTGCCCGGCAGCACCGTGCACGGGGCCCAGTTCGTCCCGCAGGCGCGGGACGCGGGCGCGGTGGCGGTGGTGACCGACGAGGTCGGTGCCGCCCACGTGCCGCCCGAGCTGCCGGTCGTGGTGGTGGCATCGCCCCGTGCCGTGCTCGGCGCCCTGGCCGCCGGCGTCTACGACGAGCCGGCGCGCTCGATGGCGATGGTCGGCGTCACCGGTACCCAGGGCAAGACCACCATCACCCGGCTGCTCGAGTCGGGCATGGAGCTGGCCGGGGTCGCCTCGGCGGTGGTCGGCACGGTCGGCACCCGCGTGTGCGGCGAGGACCTGGCGACGGCGCTCACGACACCGGAGGCGCCCGACCTCCACGGCCTGTTCGGACTGATGCGCGAGCGCGAGGTGCGCTGCTGCGCCATCGAGGTCTCCAGCCACGCCCTGGTGCTGGGACGGGTGGACGGCGTGCGCTTCGACGTCGCCGTGTTCACCAACCTCGGGCGGGACCACCTGGACTTCCACGCCGACGTCGAGGACTACTACCGCGCCAAGGCCGAGCTGTTCACGCCCGAGCGTGCGCGCCTCGGGCTGGTCGACATCGACGACGCCCACGGGCGCCGGCTGGTCGAGGAGGCACGGATCCCGATCCGCACGCTGTCGGCGCGCGGCAGCGACGCGGACTGGACCGCGACCGACCTGCACCTCGGGCCCGACGGATCCCGGTTCACGCTGCACGGACCCGGTGTCGGGCCACTCCCGGTGACGGTCGCGCTGCCCGGCGACTTCAACGTCGCCAACGCCCTCGCGGCCATCGCCGCCGCCACCGAGGCCGGGTTCGACGCGGCCGAGGTGGCGGCCGGTATCGCCGCGACCGGCGGCGTGCCCGGACGGCTGGAACGCGTCGACACCGACACCGACTACACCGTCGTCGTCGACTACGCCCACAAGCCGGATGCGGTGGCAGCGGTCCTGCACACCCTGCGCCCGGTGACCGACGGCCGGCTGATCCTGGTGATCGGCGCCGGTGGGGACCGCGACCGCGGCAAGCGGCCGCTGATGGGCGAGATCGCGGCCGCCTCGGCCGACGTACTCATCGTCACCGACGACAACCCCCGCAGCGAGGACCCGGCCGCGATCCGGGCCGAGATCCTCGCCGGTGCGGCCGGTGGCCGTGCCGAGGTGCGTGAGGTCGGCGGGCGGCGCGAGGCCATCGGGTCCGCACTGGACCTCGCCGGACCGGGCGACGTGGTGCTGGTCGCGGGCAAGGGTCACGAGACGGGCCAGGAGGTCGCCGGGGTGGTCCATCCCTTCGACGACCGTGCCGTGGTGCGGGAACTGGTGGCGGGCCGATGA
- the mraY gene encoding phospho-N-acetylmuramoyl-pentapeptide-transferase, whose protein sequence is MLAILFGGGLALLVSLLGTRVAINLFTRLGYGQEIREDGPTTHHTKRGTPTMGGVVVIIATLIGYLGAKVLDSIRLGDVALPSASAWLLLLAFVGMGLVGFLDDFIKVFKQRNLGLRSKAKMIGQTVIAVTFGALALSPWLEDENGRRPASEKVSFLREIDWLALPTVLAVVLVWFFLTGFSNAVNITDGLDGLAAGASVLVFGAYTLLNIFQNQNFCQSDPSPACYNVRDPLDLAIIAAAIGGALIGFLWWNASPAQIFMGDTGSLALGGALAALAVLTRTELLLVILGGLFVLVTMSVMVQVTCFKVTKRFTGVGRRVFRMTPIHHHFEMLGWEQVTIVIRFWIICGLFVAVGIGLFYADWVALGGAG, encoded by the coding sequence GTGCTAGCGATCCTGTTCGGTGGGGGACTGGCGCTGCTGGTGTCCCTGCTCGGCACCCGGGTGGCGATCAACCTCTTCACCCGGCTGGGCTACGGCCAGGAGATCCGGGAGGACGGTCCGACCACCCACCACACCAAGCGGGGGACGCCCACGATGGGGGGCGTGGTGGTCATCATCGCCACCCTGATCGGCTACCTCGGGGCGAAGGTCCTCGACTCGATCCGGCTCGGCGACGTCGCGCTGCCCTCCGCCTCGGCCTGGCTGCTCCTGCTGGCGTTCGTCGGCATGGGGCTCGTCGGGTTCCTCGACGACTTCATCAAGGTCTTCAAGCAGCGCAACCTGGGCCTGCGCAGCAAGGCGAAGATGATCGGCCAGACGGTCATCGCCGTCACCTTCGGTGCGCTCGCCCTCTCGCCCTGGCTGGAGGACGAGAACGGTCGCCGGCCGGCCTCGGAGAAGGTGTCCTTCCTGCGCGAGATCGACTGGCTGGCGCTGCCGACCGTCCTCGCCGTCGTGCTGGTCTGGTTCTTCCTCACCGGCTTCAGCAACGCCGTCAACATCACTGACGGGCTCGACGGCCTCGCCGCGGGTGCGAGCGTGCTGGTGTTCGGTGCCTACACGCTCCTCAACATCTTCCAGAACCAGAACTTCTGCCAGAGCGACCCGAGCCCCGCCTGCTACAACGTGCGCGACCCCCTGGACCTCGCGATCATCGCCGCCGCGATCGGTGGCGCACTGATCGGCTTCTTGTGGTGGAACGCCTCGCCGGCCCAGATCTTCATGGGCGACACCGGTTCGCTCGCCCTCGGCGGTGCGCTGGCGGCGCTGGCGGTGCTCACCCGCACCGAGCTGCTGCTGGTGATCCTCGGTGGCCTGTTCGTGCTGGTCACGATGTCGGTGATGGTCCAGGTCACCTGCTTCAAGGTGACCAAGCGGTTCACCGGCGTCGGTCGACGGGTCTTCCGGATGACCCCCATCCACCACCACTTCGAGATGCTCGGCTGGGAGCAGGTCACGATCGTGATCCGGTTCTGGATCATCTGCGGCCTCTTCGTCGCCGTCGGCATCGGGCTGTTCTACGCCGACTGGGTCGCGCTCGGGGGAGCGGGATGA